The segment TGTTCTTCACGTGGTATCAGATGGAAATCATCTCTATTCTTGGTTTACCGTCTGTTGGGTTCCCATGTGCTGTTGCCCTTGATCTGTATGTCCATCCCCAATCGTGGAGTAGTATTTTAGAATGTTCCATATTGATCAAGACTAAATTGCTCTCTTTATATTGTCTTGGGCAATCCTCATCTCAGGATCCAGGCCCGAGATCCATTTTCTTTGTGGTTGCAAATATGGTTCCTCATTGTTCTAATATTTTGACATGGGCGGATTGCAGCCCCCTGACAGAGTACTCTAAATCTTGTAACCTAAACTAAATCCCCTTCTCTGCCCGTAGCCCCCTCTCCACTACAAAGTTCCTGTTTCTAGCTTAGATTGTAAATCTGTAATGCTTACAGTTGGCGGCTCAGTTACAGATCCCCATGCATAGGCTACTCTCTTTGGCTAGTATAATAGATCACAGCTTTAACTTTAAGGAGTAATTCAACATTGACCTCCATTAAGTCTGCAGTAAACAAGAGTATGTTAAATTGTCTCTGAGAGAGTTGGTTTGGGAGGGTAAGCtgtttatattttcataattcaattctGTGGCATTGTTGATATTCATGTTTCCTCAATACGTTGTTTTCCACAGGTATGTTGAACCTCTTGAACCAGGGTCAGGCAGTAAGTTTGAATTTGAGAACATGCTTGTGGGACAAACTATTCCGTCAAACTATGTCCCTGCAATTGAAAAGGGTTTCAGGGAGGCTGCCAATTCGTAAGTTTTCTTTCTCTAGTTTTAAATTATGACTTGCCTCGAGACTCTGAGATACACCTGCTGCTTTTCCTTCAAGTCAAGAATCTAGCATGTGCTGTTATTATATAGTAATTGCTTATGAACTATCATATCTTAGTTTATGCATGATTTAGTGGAGATTTGGTCATTGACTTGCTTGGACTAGTTTGTTTAggtgtttctttttttaatttgattagaAATCTGGATCTTCCTGTGTTCCAGGGGCTCTCTGATTGGTCATCCTGTTGAAAATATCCGTGTTGTTTTGACGGATGGTGCCTCACATAATGTTGATTCAAGTGAACTTGCATTCAAATTAGCTTCTATTTATGCTTTTAGACAGGTAAGACATTCATCCTATTGACCGTAGACTATTTCTGTTATGTTTGTTTGTACCTCCAACTTCCCAGCCTTCCTCTCTTTTCTTAGCTTGGTGAGCTTTATCTAAGTTCCCTATGCTTGCAGTGATTTTATGATTGCCCATGTGTATCTCTAATTTTATTGCAAAACAGTGTTATACTGCAGCCAAGCCTATAATTTTAGAACCTGTGATGCTGGTGGATATAAAAGTGCCAACAGAATTTCAGGGCACTGTTACTGGGGATATCAATAAGTAATCTCTTTGAGTTCTTTCTGGGACTTTGTTATTGAGATTTGAGAATGTGATTTATGCTTTTCTAACCACTTCTTTTCTTGTTCTCACAGGAGGAAAGGTGTCATAATCGGCAATGACCAGGAAGGAGATGACTCTGTAATTACTGCCAATGTATGTCTATCATTCTTTGCTCTTTAAGCtgtatttagaattgattctgGTGCCTGTTGCTATCAGCATGGATTGCTGTTTATATGCATGTTTTCTATCCTCTCTTTCTTTATTCTGTTCGGATGACTTTATGTGATGTAATTATAGAAAAACCACTTAGAATACAGCTCCAGCAATCAATTGTTCATTCCTTTTTTGGGTACAGAATTGGCTTATAAAATTGCTAGTCATGTATCTTCTACTTGTTTGTATTGGGGCTTCTTAATAATAGTTTTTGAGCACACGCGTCACAAGGCGTGTGTCTGACACTTGGTAATCAcagttttaacttttattaatGTGGTTGACCTACTCCCCTATCAGATTTTGTCGTACTTCTCAATGATATTTATTATAGCTTTCAAGTATGTGCGACAAAGTTGTGTGAGAAAGATGCATCATGCATAATTTTGTGTTTCTATCTAATAATTAATACCTTAGCCAAACGGTGTCTGAAACAGATTAGTTTTCATGCAAGGGAAGATGGAATAGTTATGAGAGAATGTTTCCATGCAGATTAGTGTTCTTCATGTTACTTGCATATGCTTGTTATTTTGAGTCTGATGCACAACAGCACAAGAATTGCTAATTTACATGGCTTGTAAGGGATAAAGGAAAAATTCGTTCTCGACTTCTTTCAGCCTTGGAACAGTATACATTTGTTCTGGAAGTATTATTGCATGAGTTATGAGCATCTCTTTTCTGTCTTCTGAGAGCTGAGGTTATACTGTTTATTTCTCAGGTTCCTCTCAACATGATGTTTGGGTACTCAACATCTCTTCGATCAATGACACAGGTCAGTAATTTTGTTTCCAGTTCCTCAACAGAACTCTTTTATTGAATTAAGGGAAAGGAAGGTTGGTGGtgattccaattttttttaagctTCTGGACATAGTAGGAGTGAAAGGAAGACaggagaagagaaaaatgaTGGATAATGCtataacaattttaattttgtcataCAAGTGAGTGGAGacctttaagaaaaaaaagtttcacgTTCTGAAGAAGCTTTTATGATGCCATACACAAGGCTTACTAGTAGAAAAATATGTCATTAAGGTGTTAAGGTGAAGtgaaaaaacattattttcttttctttaatattaaaataaaaaattaaagttattcCTCTCCTATAACTTtgtttccttttccttttcccGTGATCATGCGTATACTGCATAGTGAGAAGAAATATGTGATGCCGACCTCAGTGCTCTGTTTGCTTAGTGAACTTCAGTGATACAAATCATTGTTTTGTTTCATGCAGGGGAAAGGTGAGTTCACAATGGAATACAGAGAGCATGCCCCAGTTTCAGGAGATACACAAACGCAACTTGTTAACGCATACAAGGCCagcaaagaaaattgaaaagatgGTGTGCCTTTGAAGCTCCTGCAACTACATcctgtttaattatttttttttatgaatttgtcTCCTTGGGTGGGAGCAATGTTGTGAAATCCTTAGGACCAGAACTGGTCAGTCAATTTTGATATGCTGAATAAAACAGTAAAATTCCATAATGTATACAAATAATTgcttatatacatacatataggTTGTGTATTCATAACCCTTGAGAGGTGTAATGATATGTAGAAAAGCAAAAAGCTAACCATCTTCCCACCCCAACACAGAAAGAAATAGACAAAAGTAATGACTTGAATTTACCTCTCCCTCCCACTATTCCTAAGAGGGTTCCACTTCTAAAAGAGTTCAATTTCTTTGATATTGACAGCATAGTTcttttatatcatataataacgacggtatatatttttgtttagaaTAACaactgaatatatatatatttgcaataCTGACGATGTATACCAGCAAATTCCTCTGAAAATCTTCCAGGAcaagaagattaaaaaaagaagaagctgcCACATCATTTGGGCAATTTGCCAAGGCCATATCATTAGTAATTTTCAATACAGATTTGCAAATGCTACTATATCAAGACTGAATTGCTCAGTGTTTGTAATGTGAAGAAAAGATAACTGatataatttacttattttcttcTGTTATCTTCAAAGTTGAGGAGTTTCCCTACCCAAAAGTTATGTAAATGCTTCTCGCTGTTGTGTTGGTAGCTCCAGTTCAGGCTCAAATGCTGTTAACCGAGAAAAGTACTGATCTACCATGTCGTCCGTTACTTTCTCCAACGTTGGAGGATCCCACTGCACGTTTTAACATAAATCAAGAAACGCACCCCGAGGTTAAAGAGGATCATTATTCACTGAAATAACATATTGGTTTACCTTAGGAGCAAGATCTCTATCCACAAGCCGTGCACGAACCCCCTGGTAAGAAGATATTATTTATGCACAGTGATGATCATCCACCGATGTAAAACTgagattttttgttttgtaaagATATATTACCTCACGGAAGTCACTAGTTATTTGTCCAGATAAAGCTTGTACTGACATTCGATACTCACGCCTTAGGCACTGGTCTAGAGTCTGATGTCTGCCTTCACGGATCTGAGAGTAGGCATTAGTGGATGGTCATCTCACAATGCCCTGCTGGCTGGAAGAGAGAATATTCTAtctgaaacaaaaaaagaattagaacTTACAGATCTGAGTGAAACCTTTAAACTCAGTGGGGATGTTTCTTGTAGTTTTCTCAGTGTTGCAACACACCATGCATCTTGCTTGGCTGCCTCGCTCTCCTGACATAAGTTAAGTTTCTTTTAGAAATGTAATCACACCCGTGATTAAAAACTCACATGTATAGCTGATTTCAATGACTCAGCTTGTACAATTGTCAAAAAAATGTATCAAGGGAAGGCCTCTCCATAAATTTTAGCTTATGGGAAGTTGGGATCTCCACAATGTACTTTCTCCAAAGAATGATTGACAGTTGACACAATTTAGTGTGACAACAGCATTTAGATCTATACGCACTTATAGAACATCAGGGAGCAAGCAAAGAGAAGGCTGAACAATGATCCTTGTTTtctttttccagatttttcaaGTGGTAATTGTAAAGGCCAAGGTATTAAAAGCAAAGCAATCAAATGCTGAACGTAATTGTATAGATCAATTCAATTATGTTTCTACTACCACCCAAGGATGTAGCCTAAAAGTCGAAGAAGTGTTTGAAAACATGGAAGATCAGGCTTTAAATCCAGCAGAGACAGAAAAAGTTAAGTGATTTGGGAGCCAGAGTTACCCAATACTTGTGCTGGTGCAAGATAGCATGTCTCTGGTAAAATTATCAATATGAGAGTAAATTTACCCAGACACCAccattattttaaagaattatgtTTCTACTGTTCACATTATGATTGTATGTCCATCCAGTAAAGTTTCTTACTCGGTCATATAGCCTTCACACCCCAGTCTTCATGAAATTAAGATATTTTGTTCAAGAGCTCCCGTTCTTCCTTTTCCCATTAGAGATATCACACAAATTTAAATCAATCAATGTACGAAACTTTGCATCATTCAGAGACCTTCACAGAATAATGTAAACACGGATACACACACAGAGGAGCTATATGCTCACCAATGCATCAATAATTTCTTCGACTGTGTCATGGCTGAAACATTTATCAAGAGTTTCAATCctaaagaaagagagagatggATTAGTTTAAGctatcaaaataaaaagtgaTCTGCAAGAAAGATCATGCACCACTCAATGAGAAAATACAGGTTAAAGAATAAGATTAATTACAATGATTAAAAGATCCATGCGGAACCATAAAAAAAGTCATCAGGAGCCACAAAAGTTTCCATATGACATATGTAATGTATGTTTCGGAGAGCTGAAATTTTGCTCCACCAGTTGATGCATTCTATACAACTCAAGGTAAAGTTGGTGATACGacctctacaaagaaaataataagtatttCTGGCACTTGAAACCTATGCGAAGTTTAATTTGAAGAGATAGTTGCAGGATTTTCtctgtttaaaaataaaacaatttgcTAGAAACTACCAATTTGATTcctagaagaaaaaaaagaaagatcgACTTGCAATCCTTTCTTTTTTACTAGCATAAAAAATGTTACAAGAAATGATTGCAAGTTTCTCAACCAATCAAATCTATAACTTGCTTTCCTCCAGCAAGCAAAATGATGAAGCAAGGCTGCAGCAAGGGATCATTTCTATGTCCAATAAGAAATATGAGGGGGGGTTCCTGAAGATGTAGGGTATTTTTTGGAATCAACTGACTGGAGCAATACATGCTTGATTAACTACTAGAAAAGGtgattcaaatctgaaagcagCCCATAACATAAAACGGTGATCTGTATCAATCCACCCCTATAACACTTAACGGgaaacaatatatttttggaCATTCATTTTACATGTTTATCAAGGATGACAGGTACCTGTGAAGTATACTCTCCGGTTCTGGATGGACAATCTCTCCCCAATTTTCAAGAGATCTTTCAATCACTGATGGATCATCAGTAATCAACGTTCCAAGTTGTTCCTCAATTAAGGGAATTTTCTGAGATGAATGGAGAGGGAAGATAAGAAGTTTCCAGAACTATTATCAAATAACCCAAGTAGGCTGTTGGCACCAAGGTGCAAAACAAATTAAGCACAGAACTTACTGCACTGTGTGAGTAATGTGTAGCAAGCCCACAGGAAATCATTTCTGCTCCACTGATCTTATCTCCAGTAAGGGCCAGGTACTCTCCTGCAAATCAAAATTTAGTTATCCTACATGATCTAGCGACTAGCATGTTGACTTATCAGTTATCAGTGATATCTACAAATAAAAGGCCTTGTAATTTTAGTCAGAAACCatttaaagataataaatagtCAAATATAGGGAGCCACATATTAACATCATGGTACGAAGTTACATGCAATAAAGGTAGTTCAGAAAAATACTGAACAGAGGAAAGCACAAGCGAAGAGTCGTAATCTCCAAAATACATGCAGCAGGAGGAGGCACACAAGCTTACTTCCCAAGGAGATTGGGAAATGtaagatgaaataaaaagaacatCATGCCTAATGCAGATAATTcgataacaaatatataaagtGTCCAGATATTGACATGTTTCTTTTCCTCGTAGAAAATGGATATCTCTTACGTGCAGACTCAACTACCCTAAACTAAGAAAGAATTTAAGATTGAGAAAGAAGGTGTGTGTAGAGAGGGGGATCAGAAAAATAGTTCCAAATTAGATAATTCATATCAAAGGCGCTCAGCGATATGACCTGATAGAAGTTACTAATGAATCCAAATCACAGCATGAGATCAGCAAAAGAATTTACCCAAATAACCAGGGAGGCGAGAAAGGTAAAATGAAGCCCCAGCATCAGGATGGTAACCAATCAATGTTTCTGGTGTGGCAAAAACCTACATGATGCAACACCCAATACCCTATAAGAACTGTGAAAAATCAAGAACTTAAAGCACTTGAAAGTTGAAACACCTAAATTATCACCTAGCACTGTCCAAATTTAACAGACCCTTTTGAGTTCAATAAAAAATCTCTGACTTATTTACCTGCGCATTCATTTAGTTCTTGAGAAATTCAAAATTAGATTATAACCTTGCAATAAGACCAAGATATCTAATGGTTTCTGGACTTTAAAAATGCTAAATCTGTCGTTATAAATCAGATATAATGGAAATAAACAAGCTTCTTCACAAGGAGTCAAaagatttaataataaataaacataattacTATTTCACTTTTTGGTATAGGAGAAAGTTCACCAATACAGAGCCTTTAATATATGAagagaaaataatgaattttataaaatgaactCAGTATTAACTCAGGAATAAATTATAGCTAATAAAATAGAGAAGTGGCCAAAACAATCAATGAaggacaaaaaagaaaagagccaAAGGAAAAGTTCGCTGTATAAGTTTGTTGCACTACGATTCGAACTTCTCCCTTAAGAAACCAAATACAGATATAAATGAAGCCTAAAATACAGCAGTAGCACATAAACTGGCTGAAACCTTGACCTTTTAAATGCTTGGATGCAGCATAATGTCTTTGCCTCAAAAACTACAACAATAAGGAACTGAACCTGAGATCAATCATAGAGGAAATGCAATTTTATGCTTTATTTCCGCCCATATGATGTATATCCTAATATGGTTTCTGAGTTTCTCACCCCATTCCAGCTGAAAGACTACCCATTTGTTCATTTACAGGGTTTAGCACGAAATCATAAATAAGTTCTCAAAGCAGATTTTCTATTCAATTTGTACTGTAAATGACAAGTATTCAggaataattaaaacataaatctCATCAGGTCAGCCTTCACTGCACGTCTCTCCCTATCTTTGATCTTAAGGTGTCGCATCCAACTGATGAGTTTCTACAGAATGAATCAGATTCTTGAGAAAATCTTGCTTTGACCTATCATTATAGAAACCATCTATTCAAGCTATCAcattcctttttcttttgtttcttgaTTGGGGATCAGACTAGAGTCTCAAAAAGGACTATCAAGAACTAAACTGCCCCTTTCTTTAACTTCTCTTCTTTTGTCCGTCGACGAAGCTGTAAAAAGAGAGGAAATAGAATGAAATAGTctaccttatttttttttccccGTTCCCCCCATCTCTCGAAAGGGATACAAGTGCTCATGTTACTTCTACATTATCCCACCTGTCACTTTCAGGATACCAAGGAACCAGTAGCAGTCTTGAGAGAAaaggagaatttttttttctttcttctcaagTACTGAACAGTCCACATGTTTCAATTGTCTCAACCAGGTACAATCCCAGTTCATTCCCATTAATAGAATTATTCTAATGGGAATGAGAATGAAAAGCAAGAGATGCAGTTCTTGGGCTCGGAAATAGCTGTTCAGGTCTAATAAAGATTCACTACACTCCAAAGTCTTCATACATAGGCCTTCATGTGTCGATTCTGCCCTTCATCAAAAAATCGAATTATACAAGAAGTAGAAAGCAGAGAAGGATTTTAGTTCCAGGAGGAGAAAGTGTgatttttaaggaaaaagcattcaCTACCTGTATCCAGAGAACATGCTTGCACTTTATCTGATACAGTATAGAGCCATCAACAtataacttataatttttaatagaaGAACATAAAGTTCATGATACGTGAAATCACTACAAAGATATAAGAATGAGCACAAATCAAACTTAACATTGCTTAGAAATGTAGTCTAGAAATTCTTGGACTAGGAGAATTAATATTGAACCAACAAagtaaaagctaaaacaaataaaacttgACTAGTCTTTCCATACAGTTTTCTCAGTTGCGATACGGAAAGTTCCAGGAATAGAGATGCCAGCCCCACCACCCATGGTAACTCCATTCAAAAGAGCAACCTGCATGGTTTTTGAAATAGTGTCCAGTGACAAGTTAATGTCAACAAAAGTATGACGAGTAATGAATATGCAATACTCCTAAGTTCTAACACTTCTAAGTTGTAACACAGAATCGAGGATGCAAAAGAGCAAAGTAATCAAAATCAGAAAGTGTGCACGAACTTCTAATCAATAGAAAGATATAAAGCAACAAAGATAATACTCCTAACTACTATCAAATGCACTCCAGAATTCTAGTCTGGAAAATGATGTTTCAAACATTTTTGAAGAAACAACTCTATGATAagcaacagaaaaaaaaaatgaaaaaaaatgtcaagGCAAAGCTGAAAATATCTTGTGATAagtaaattttaacaaaatggAGTTGAATATCTACAACAATTGGATCAAATCAGCATTTATCCTAGGGTAAGTCAAATATAATGTGACAAATTACATTTCCTTCAACAGGCACAATTTGGAAGATTGTAAAGCAGTTGGCATAAATAAAGTTACTGAGTTCCTATTTTGACTCTAAATATAAGATTCATCAAACTTTGGCAAGACACATCCAACTCATTGAACACTTGTTTAATCAGAAAGTGGTTGGTGTAATTAACCGTCAAAGTGTTGTCTCTAAGCATCTTAGCCACAGTAAGATGGGAGAGAATCTAATCAACAGAACTGAGCTATCTGCTAAATGATCTAGATATTCCTCTAAATAGTATCCTTAAAACTGCCTGCCAAAAGTACAAAGGTCTCGACATAACAGTAAGCATTGGATTTCATGCTTAAAGAGGCGGAAGCAGTAACCAAGAGAATATCGGGCGAAGGGTAGCACAAACGGCTAAGCAACTAATGTCATGGTGAAGGAGGCCTAGCATACGTATACTGAATTACTAACAGGTGAAATACCAAACCACAAACTTTTCAGTGAACTATTGAAGCTATCAGTGTGATGATCAAACAATTACCAATGGCTTTCAGTACACTTCTTTCATTTCCAAATTAGCTAGCGACAAGACTACCATTAGTATGAGTATGTTGATAGTGTAAGGGCGATCCATCCTTGATGATTGTCCACCTAATGGAACTTTTAcattttagaaactcttaggtTCCAAATATAGCATAAATTTGTGCTGTGTTAGTCTGGATCAGTTGGAATTTACAAGGCACTGGACTGTATCAAAGACTAGTTAATACAAAAAAAGTTCTTGATACTTATATTATGGgtagaaacaaaagaaattcaAGTCAACAGCTTCATTTAGTATCTGATGTTTGAATAATAATCATACTTACATGTGGCTTCAAGTATGTGCCAACAACATATATTAAGCTATATATTGTCCAACAGAATTCTTTACAATCTTGAAAATTCCCTGCATCCATCCAACACAAACAATATTAAACAAAGGCTGgagaagataaaattaaaaattgagcTAAAAGAACATTGGCAGCAATAGTTAAAACACTCGCTGCAGTTTATAGATATGATCAACCAGAACCATCTTAATTGTTCCTACTCAGAACATTCTGCTCAACTATATATCACTTGCAATGTAGCAGaatatgaataaaatcattGTGAATTACGAGTTAATATCTCAACACTcaactttgaaaatttatctaGCAAAGTATTAAACTTTGTTTTGTAATTAATAAAACCACTCAACTTAGACctttgtatcaataaaatcactcaactacatttattattgaaaaaactgatatgacaaaaaataaattattttttatgccatgttcatgatgaaaataataaacaaaggAAGAATATGCATAGCAATGGCTCTCAGAGTTGTCATTATTCAGGTGATGGATTGTACTGTTCTTATCTGTTTGAATCAGAATAATTTAGATGCATTTATAAACTTCGATCTGCTGACTTGAGTTTAATGGGGTAAACTCCATTTATGTATAAAtggcataaaaaataatttatcttgtcatgtaaaaaaaaaaaaattaactgataaatttaaattgagTAAAGGCTGATACAAAACGAAGTTCAATAAGTTTGCACTCGTGAATTACAGCAGTCAAAAATTATGCACTGTACCTTGTTTTAGCAAATTATAAAGAGAGACAATGTCACCACCAGCAGAAAATGCCCTGTCATTTCCCTTCGAAGATAAAAGAATAACTCAGTACTAAATAGATTAACATATAAGTAAATTCACCTTAAAATTATAAGtagattaacaaataaaaaatatgatttcacTCAACAGATTACCTTCAATACCACGAATCCAATATCAGGATCATCTTCCCAATTTTTGTACAGCTTCATCAACCTTGACGCCTGAAGCCAAAACAAGAgccaattcaacataaaaacacCGATTTCCCTTGGTGGGTATaaatcaaaaatacaaaaagagagaaaaaaagaaaaacggGTAAAAAAACTAACAACTGAATAATTGATGGCATTTAACGCATGGGGTCTGTTAAGAATTGCTGTTCTTGAAGAAGCTTTCCCCTCCACTAAAACCTGAGAAATACAACTCATACAATCATTATtacaatactaaaaaaaaaatggggTTTTTCATCATAGAATCTTAAATGGGCTCACTGTGCTTTCTGGTTCATCGATTAGGACATTGCTAGAAACACCGCAAAAGCTTCTGGACTGAGAAACCAACCGTGATTTCTGCAGAAAACGCCTCAAAATAGATGTCGATTTGAAGCTCTGCATATTTCTGTTAACCAAATGTAAAGTTTAAATCTTTGTCTTCTTTACTATTACTTATACAAAAACAGCAAAATGGAGAGCTTAAAAATCACAGATTTCTTTTGATATTCGGAAGGGCTCACATTTTATGTATTTgcctaattattattaataaaggcAAAATCCCACATTTATTACcatgttattatatattaattaagtcttaatttatttatttgattttgctttaaataaatttgaactaaaaataagtaaaatctaTCTTTTATTATGCTTTTTTCGTATATTTATTCTTCATTAATGTGTCACGTCATATAAAGATAGAAAACACTATAATTTgcttaaatattatatttttaagtaatataatacaatacatacatatgatattattattttgataaataattatttatttaaaataccaAAAGAATTACTCATGACATGAATGAGTGAGTCAGTTTCATTGTATATAACCATCATACGTTCAAAAAAACTTCCGTGACGgaacttctttaaaaaaaatttctttatttggcagacaatatttttttaaaatgttttttatcaCGTTTATTTATAAGTGAAGGCCTTTGAAGATATTGCTAAATCAGTAACGGAATTACGAATTTTagtcaaaaaaaatgaaaaatatataaaatacgcTTATAATTAGTGATAAAATTTATACGATATAATATCTCTATATACTCCCTTTGTTCCAAATTAGTTATTAggattcctttttaaaaaataaaagtgtgtCAATTTGAAAGATCATTTAGATTAGACGATAATTTATAAacattaaatattcaaaaattacatataatagtaatttttgttttaatttatatattttattttaatttgacacgatgtaataaagaaataaaaaaggctcttaaatttataatttaaattaaaaatatatcaaaatgtcatttaaCTAATGATCTTAAGTATGTTATACAAAAAGTTCGAATTAAAAAGTtactgaaaataaaaaaaaatgttatcttTTTAGcaagactaaaaagaaaaattaagcaaaataaattaaaataaaaaatataaattgtaattttctcAAGTTAAAACCCCCCGGAACGCGTGTGTGGAGTTCCCGGTGAATCTCTTGAATCACCGCGGCAACCTCCTTGTA is part of the Solanum lycopersicum chromosome 1, SLM_r2.1 genome and harbors:
- the LOC138337267 gene encoding 3-hydroxyisobutyryl-CoA hydrolase-like protein 1, mitochondrial, with amino-acid sequence MQSFKSTSILRRFLQKSRLVSQSRSFCGVSSNVLIDEPESTVLVEGKASSRTAILNRPHALNAINYSVASRLMKLYKNWEDDPDIGFVVLKGNDRAFSAGGDIVSLYNLLKQGNFQDCKEFCWTIYSLIYVVGTYLKPHVALLNGVTMGGGAGISIPGTFRIATEKTVFATPETLIGYHPDAGASFYLSRLPGYLGEYLALTGDKISGAEMISCGLATHYSHSAKIPLIEEQLGTLITDDPSVIERSLENWGEIVHPEPESILHRIETLDKCFSHDTVEEIIDALESEAAKQDAWCVATLRKLQETSPLSLKVSLRSIREGRHQTLDQCLRREYRMSVQALSGQITSDFREGVRARLVDRDLAPKWDPPTLEKVTDDMVDQYFSRLTAFEPELELPTQQREAFT